Part of the Musa acuminata AAA Group cultivar baxijiao chromosome BXJ3-10, Cavendish_Baxijiao_AAA, whole genome shotgun sequence genome, AGCAAGAAGAGAGTAGTAGTATACAGTATATATGGAATTGGGAGTTTTCCATATGCACTTGGTTTGTCCATTTCATTTGATTTTGTCAACATTATTAGAACACTGTTATCCGCCACTAATATGGTATGTTTGTTTGAACTGCATATAATATCTGCCACTGCATGAACtatcatcaatcttgatgaattgTAGCTTGTATTAGGAGAACTGTAGGAGGAGATGGGTTGCAGAAGAAGTTTTAGCTGTTTAGTGCTAATGGCAGGGCAATCCCTATACAAGCTTAACATATTGACTTTTACTTTCATTTCAAACTCCAATTGTTTCACTTGTCATGCAAACATGTGCTTCTCCTTTGTTGATTCCTTTTATCTGCATGATGTTAGTAGCTACATGCATGATGATGACAGAAACAAAACACCACAAACTTAGCTTTGTTCCTTAAAGCTTCCTTCGACAACTCAATCTGAGCCATACCAACAGCTTCACATATATATAATGGCTAAAGGATCCCCATATGAATGAATGAAAGGATGTGGAGGAATAAGACCAGCGCAGGAGGAAGCATAAAACTAATGATCTTCTGAGATCACAAGAATATGTTAGCCAATAAGGATGAGTAGTTTGGATTTGTCATGTGAGCCTTAAGAAAAGTGCACTTTGATGTGTTAATTTATTATACTTAGATGAGTTGGCAGCAATGCTGTCAAGTTGTTGCATTTGATGTTTTGCATTGGGTGTTTTCTTCCTGAACTTTACTTCCTATGCAATATTCTCTACCACTTTAAAGCCACCACTTATAGTCTATCTATCAAGAATAAATACTATCTCCAATTGTAACATGGAGAGCACTGCTGTTAACATAATAATACTTTATGAAAATGTTAAGCCAGAAGACTCAACTGGACTATGGATTtggatataaaataataaaacttcAGCTTTGTTAAGTTTTACATAGGTGGAAATCTTTAATTCTAAAAGAGACCAATCTCTTCTAAATGTTGCAATTTAGctgatacaaaagaaaaaaaaagggaaatccACTTTGTTTCCATCAGATTATTGTTATGGTGCTAAAGATAATTTTTGGAATTTGATCCTTCAAATAAATGGATTGAGGAGGCTGATGTGTATGTGTGTCTCTCTCTATATGTGATCAGTATCTATTGGAGTTGGTTCTATGGGGCTATTaactgcacacacacacacacacacacacacacacacacacacagagaagtTCATGATGAGTGTATATTTTGCACATTTCATGTAGGAAACTTCATATTTGAGTGTCTACCACTAAATCTTTTCAAGGAAAATATTGAGATATATGGGTTGTAGAAAATGTTGGATCTCTTCATACTAGTTTTAGCTTTTGTAAGTAGTAGTTATCTTCTCTAGTTTATGGCAAGCATGAACTTGACAAGCATGAAGATAATGAATAGATCCAGATAACCAGTATCTAATAGTCAGAAGGCCACATTTCATTCCTTCAACAAGAAGTAGATTCTCAGTATCTAACTATTTTCTCTGTACAGTGTACAGGAGAGATGcagttctttttcctcttttttcatTTGCCTTGTTGATTGGAATGGTAGCATATATGATTATGGGATAAGTTTTACTATACCTATCAATTGTAGGCACACATCCCTTTCTCTTTCAAAAGCTTTTTCTCTATGTTGAATTTTCTCTCAGTAAAGGGTGCAAACTTTTCCTCCTTCACGTGACAATTGCTACTGAAGAAAGAAGACCTTTCAGCATTAGGTCTCTAATCTAAACTCTTTGAGGCCAGGATTCCTCTAAACTATTGAACAAATCAACTCTTCGTTCTACCTTTGATAAGATGATATGACTTTGGACCACAAAGGAGAAGTACAAAAAAGGGACTTCCCTTCTGTGTTAGAACAATTTATCTGGCATTGTTGTTCTCTGAGGAAGATCATTCAAACCTCAGAAATCAGATGGATTCACAACATGAACACCATAATTAGATGTCTGTATTCTTTGATGCATTACATATTTTTCTGACAGTAGTGCATCAGCTAACATATGATTAAAGTTGTAGCTTTTCATGGACTTCTGGAACATAAACATTTGTTGTTATTGACTAAGCATTTGACTTCAAAATCATGTAGAAATGCATGTTCTTGAGCTGCATCAAGTCATGTATAAAGTGGTTAAGAGAAATGTTAGCAAATATTACATAGTTGAGCCTAATCTAGTAGATAATTCATGGATtcctaacatgtttttggtcattTGAAGAAGGATATAAAGGAGAAAATGACTTGTTTGAGGCTGCTGGCTACCAAATTCAACAAGTTGGTATCAACTaataaaaagaagaataaatGCTCGACTCCCCAGAAAATTTCATATTATTGGACTAAATCTAAGTCACATGAACATACACATGttctttttatttcttatagtttaGTTAGCTTATCTAGATTCTAGACTTTTTAACTTTCATATTATCTACAACTTCTTTGAAGGAGTTCTTTGAATACCTATCAGAGTTACATTTTATACAGTCAATCTTGCTATGTCTAATGTTGAATTAAACATGAACTgagtttatgattttattattttgcaATAGTCATGAGAGTCTAAATTGAAGGTAGACTAATTGAGATAGTAGTGACAATGAAAAACAATATGGTATATATGACATCTGAATGACACATATCTCTGACAGAAATTTGCTTGacaaatgaaaaagaaataacttttgtagAATTTGTTCTCAAGTTAAGTAAGCTCAGAATAGTTTTCTCTGTCACTGTGTAAACTTGAGTTTGTGAATCATACATACTGAATGGTAGTTCTTGGAAGCCTAAAATGAAGCCTAGAAGAATGAACCATCAGATATATGATTGGACTTGGTTGCTCTTTCTGTAGTTAAAAGTAGTAGGCAAATGGCTAAAGTTTCAGATGGATGATCTTATAAGTAAACATTTcttggataattcaaaagtttgTAATCCTGATGTGTAAGACAGAGAAAATAAAAGCATGACATATGAATCCATAGAACATTGACATTGGAGCTTCTTGTATGTTCAcagaaacaaaggaaagaaagaaatacaTACCTATGAGATCTTTGTCCAAAAAGATTGGCATGCAGGAGATCAGTGTGAGGACTCCCCTATTATCTACCTTGGTTGAAGATACAAAGTTCTCAAAGACCTTCATCACATATTAGTTTCTTTTAGGTGTCGCCATCATCATATGGAGCAGATCCCAGCATGGTTAAAGTACAACAAGAAATGAACTTGAGGAGAGGAAAGGCAGTTTGGAGCAGTAGATTAGCTAAGAGTTGCTATATACACTAATCATGCAATCAAGAGAATTCAGAGAGATAGAAGGGAAGAATGGACCGAGAATTAAAATGAGAAGAATCACAAACCAAACATCTCTATACGAAAGAGTGAGTTCTTTAGGGTTCATCCAATTAGAAACATACAACACCTGCGCAAGTTCTACAGATCCACAGAAGTGCCCAGTTGCACTGGCTCTTCCAGCGGTGGGAGCTGTTGCATCCCATGAACCACACATAGCAAAGGGCTTACCTGATTCCAGTTCATGCCGGCCGACGCACTGCCTCCGTTCATCTCGTTAAAGCAATCCAATCCTTCTAACTTTACCGAATTGAACTGGAACAGCTCATCGAGCTCAGTCAAAAAGCCTGTAGGACTCTGAGAACCTTCATAGCATGAGACGCTCTGCGGCGGAGGGGCCACCGGGGTTGCAGAACCCTCGCAGACTGGACGGAGCGGCGGATACGACAGCGCCGGCTGCTGAGCCCAGTAACAATCGCTCTGGGAGACACCGGTGCTGATGATGCCGAGATCTCCAGTGCCGTGGTCGATGTTATCTTGCTCGGGGCGAGTGATCCTGTGGGTATGCCGTCGACGGTCGTCACACTGCTTGCCGAAGAGCTTCTTCTTCAGCCTCGTGTTCCAGTGGTTCTTGACATCGTTGTCGGTCCTTCCTGGCAATTGCGCAGCGATGACAGACCACCTGCGCTTCCCAACAAAACCAAACATCAGAGAAGCATCGATGCTGTGTTGGTGGATTCCACAAGTTATGCCAGACGGATCACCTGCTCCCGATGCTGATATACAGTCGACATATGATGTTATCTTCTTCCTCGGAGAACCCTCCGTGccttatgttgggccggaggtagTTCAACCACCGGAGGCGGCAGCTCTTACCGCACCGCTTGAGGCCTATTTCGTACAACAAACAACAACACACACGCACACAAACAAGTGGAAGACTGGCTGCAAAAGTTGGATCCATGGCGGGTGATGGAGCAAGACATACCGATCTTTTGGGGGAGCGTGATCCAGTTGCCGCCGGTGCCGTGCTGCTCGATGTGGGACTTGAGCTTCTCGTCCTCTTCGGGCGACCACGGCCCTCGCTTCACGTTGGCTTTATCGCAGCAAGGGGCGCGTCCCATGGTGCCTGTGCCTACCCCGATCTTTGCAGCTGGTGAAGAGGGCGAAGCATGAGGTGATGGATAGCCGTCGTTAGACTTAGTAAACGTGGAGACAATTAAATAAGACGTTGAATGATTTCTTCCTGCTTGTCTTTATTGGTCGCGAATCTCTTCATGCAACCATCACCGCTTTTGGCCCACCATTAATTCCCATCTGTACACGTATTGTACGCCAACACACATCAGTATATGAGTGTTCATCTATCTTTAAgtataatcatatatattttttgtattatatatatatatatatatatatatatatatatatactctccctgaaaattcaaaaaattagtgATATTGAAACTCCAACAGGCTAATGTACTCTTCATATTCTTGATGAGTGGAAAAGTCCAAATGTTGCTTGGCAATTGAACTATGGACTTGAATCTATGTTTTTTTCTGTGGATGTGCTTAATTTACATGCTGTTCATAAGATTAAGAGATGATTCAGAATACATAAATATCGATGTGTACGTTCAAGAAATATCCTTCGGCGGTGGCTACGTAGAAGAAGCACCCAACATTAATGTTCAAACACAGCTAGCGGAGCATGTGATCATTCATGTATACATACTACAAAATAATGGACGATGAAGGGTTTGAAGACTTTTGTTGAACCTTGAAAGCAAACATATGCTCAAACAAAAGACCAGCCAAAAGAAAATTATCGAGGATAGTGAACGTGAGAAAGATCAAATGTGATACTCGGGGGAGAAGGGTACAAGAAGATGGATGGCTGAATATAAGTTGACCATGATTGGCCCTATTCAGAAAAGGTTACAGCAGCAAACAAAGTGACTGAATTTTCTGACAGAGGAGTTTTTGTTTTTACCTTCAAAGCAAACatttgcacaaacatattgaagatAGTGATCATGAAGAGGATTGGATGTACCACTTGAGAAGAATCCTACGAAAAGATGGATAGGAATGGGGTGCAGCTGCAAACGAGTGACTGAATTCATGTTGTGACATAAAAAAATAGTTGGAAGACTTTTGTTTTACCTTGGAAGCAAACATTTGCACAAGCAAAGACCAGCCAAAAGAAACATATCGAGGACAGTGATCGAAtagataatttattatattaaaactCATGtggaaggaagagaagagaaggagacGAAGTGATAGAAAGTAAGGGTTGATCAAAATGATTCATTAGTCTAAATgggttttaaaatatttaaaaatgagaataaaattagtatttatgaaaaaaaaatatgctAATCTACCAAATTACCTCTCAATGCTGCAACAAAGTGAGTTTAGTGTGATTCGATAAAATGCGTTATTCTCTTGTGAGCCATTAATTATGATCAACTGTGAGTGAGTTTTGTGTGAGATTATTAATCTGAAACATTTAAGATAGATAATACGTTATTGTCATCTGCGTTGCCGTTTAGAAATACTAAAAGTCGAGCAAACATTAAGGGCTTACGTTTCGCTCATCGATTACTGACTGATTTCTTGTCGTATGTATCCTTCTCTCCTTTCTAGTCTTTGTTTACTGTTCCAACCTTCTTTAGCATTTGATAGATGAGACTGTGCACCAGATTACTATGCTCGAGGTTGATGGGTGTGAAGGTGAGGACAGACTGGTATTTGTGCTTCTAAGATTATATTTCTATTATTTGTATTTTTTTCAACATGATTAGCTATAGTTAACTCGATCTTCTTCACTCGAGTATATTTCCGATCTTAATTGTATTGTGGTTTTATGAATTTTCATGTTGTTAGTGTAGTGATTCGATATATCATTCTACTTTCTGCATTGTTTTCCTTAATCTAAACTGTTTCTATGTGCTTTACACTGATTCTTAAGTTACTTTACGTTCGTGCATGACACAGGAGAATAGAGAGATGAATGAATATCTACCAAATTCATTAACAATTAGACAATTAGATTTCACAATGCCAAGATTTATTTCCATCTTTAGATGGGTTGTGAAGGGCATCTAACACGAACCTGACCTTTGGCAGAGCCTTCGATGACCAGAAAACTTGGATGTTTGATGACCTGCACAAGCCCACAAGAACTATAATACCATCAACAGTTCTTCCTCAGTCCAGCAAGAAATGGAAACAGGAAGGATTAGGAGCTATACAGCAAGCTAAACTGACAGATGCACACGATTAGAGATGCAAGCTTCTGCTTAGAACCAAATTTCATGAGTCATGTACATGATTCCATGAGCCAAAACCTCACGACACAAAGAACAACATGATGCATAACATGAACCATGTGACTATCCATGTGAAGATATACCAGGTTAAGAATCTCATGTATGCTAACTGAGCTGAAACTGAAAAAGATAC contains:
- the LOC104000400 gene encoding transcription factor MYB36: MGRAPCCDKANVKRGPWSPEEDEKLKSHIEQHGTGGNWITLPQKIGLKRCGKSCRLRWLNYLRPNIRHGGFSEEEDNIICRLYISIGSRWSVIAAQLPGRTDNDVKNHWNTRLKKKLFGKQCDDRRRHTHRITRPEQDNIDHGTGDLGIISTGVSQSDCYWAQQPALSYPPLRPVCEGSATPVAPPPQSVSCYEGSQSPTGFLTELDELFQFNSVKLEGLDCFNEMNGGSASAGMNWNQVSPLLCVVHGMQQLPPLEEPVQLGTSVDL